One window of Microbacterium sp. 1S1 genomic DNA carries:
- a CDS encoding FAD-binding dehydrogenase — protein sequence MTTTPPTTDVLVIGWGLAGLVAAAEALDSGRRVVIVDQEPRTNLGGQAWWSFGGLFLVDSPEQRRLGIKDSLELATQDWFGTAGFDRPEDEWPRRWAEAYLQFAAGEKRSWLRARGVGFFPIVGWAERGGYGALGPGNSVPRFHITWGTGPGIVAPFAAAVEQGEREGRLTVLARHRVEELVLTDGRVTGARGSVLASDGAARGVPSSRDVIGAFEIDATATIVASGGIGGNHDLVRAAWPSRLGTPPAHMLSGVPAYVDGSMQTVSAAAGARLINGDRMWHYVEGITNWDPVWPQHGIRILPGPSSLWLDATGRRLPVPLFPGFDTLGTLEHLRRTGHDHSWFVTSRQIVEKEFALSGSEQNPDLTGKDVALLLRSRLAKGPTGPVQSFLDEGEDFIVENDLESLLAQMAVHPGGELLDLDAVRREVTARDREMINDFSKDPQIGMLRSMRAYRGDKLIRTAAPHRLQDAAAGPLIAVKLHVLTRKSLGGINTDLDGRALNESGAPIPGLFAAGEASGFGGGGAHGYRALEGTFLGGCLFSGRQVGRAAAALG from the coding sequence ATGACGACCACACCCCCGACCACAGACGTCCTCGTGATCGGTTGGGGGTTGGCCGGGCTCGTCGCCGCGGCAGAGGCGCTCGACTCCGGACGCCGCGTCGTGATCGTCGACCAGGAGCCACGCACGAACCTGGGCGGACAAGCCTGGTGGTCCTTCGGCGGGCTCTTCCTCGTGGACTCGCCCGAGCAGCGCCGCCTGGGCATCAAAGACTCGCTCGAGCTCGCCACTCAGGATTGGTTCGGCACCGCTGGTTTCGACAGGCCCGAGGACGAGTGGCCTCGGCGCTGGGCGGAGGCGTATCTGCAGTTCGCCGCCGGCGAGAAGCGCTCCTGGCTGCGCGCTCGCGGCGTCGGCTTCTTCCCGATCGTCGGCTGGGCCGAACGTGGCGGGTACGGGGCACTCGGGCCGGGGAACTCGGTCCCCCGCTTCCACATCACCTGGGGCACCGGGCCGGGGATCGTCGCCCCGTTCGCGGCCGCCGTCGAGCAGGGAGAGCGCGAGGGGCGGCTCACCGTCCTCGCCCGACACCGCGTCGAGGAGCTCGTCCTCACGGACGGACGCGTGACCGGCGCGCGAGGGAGCGTGCTGGCGTCGGACGGTGCCGCCCGCGGCGTCCCCTCATCCCGAGACGTGATCGGCGCGTTCGAGATCGACGCGACGGCGACGATCGTGGCGTCCGGGGGCATCGGCGGGAATCATGACCTCGTCCGCGCGGCCTGGCCTTCACGCCTCGGCACTCCCCCGGCCCACATGCTCTCCGGTGTCCCGGCCTACGTCGACGGCTCCATGCAGACCGTGAGTGCCGCCGCCGGGGCTCGCCTCATCAACGGGGACCGCATGTGGCACTACGTGGAGGGGATCACGAACTGGGATCCGGTCTGGCCGCAGCACGGCATCCGCATCCTGCCCGGGCCGTCGTCGCTGTGGCTCGACGCCACGGGACGCCGCCTCCCCGTGCCGCTGTTCCCCGGCTTCGACACCCTGGGCACTCTCGAACACCTCCGGCGGACGGGACACGACCACTCCTGGTTCGTCACCTCGCGTCAGATCGTGGAGAAGGAGTTCGCTCTCTCCGGCAGCGAGCAGAACCCGGACCTCACGGGGAAGGACGTGGCCCTGCTCCTCAGATCCCGGCTGGCGAAGGGGCCCACGGGCCCCGTGCAGTCGTTCCTCGACGAGGGCGAAGACTTCATCGTCGAGAACGACCTGGAGTCGCTGCTGGCGCAGATGGCGGTGCATCCCGGAGGTGAGCTCCTGGATCTCGACGCGGTGCGCCGTGAGGTGACCGCCCGCGACCGCGAGATGATCAACGACTTCAGCAAGGATCCCCAGATCGGCATGCTGCGCTCAATGCGGGCGTATCGCGGGGACAAGCTCATCCGCACCGCGGCGCCGCATCGGTTGCAGGATGCCGCTGCGGGGCCGCTGATCGCTGTCAAGCTCCACGTCCTGACTCGGAAATCCCTCGGCGGCATCAACACGGACCTCGACGGACGCGCGCTGAACGAGAGCGGCGCGCCGATACCCGGACTCTTCGCGGCCGGGGAGGCGAGCGGGTTCGGCGGCGGGGGCGCGCACGGCTACCGGGCCCTGGAGGGGACGTTCCTCGGGGGCTGTCTTTTCTCCGGGCGTCAGGTGGGGCGCGCGGCGGCGGCTCTCGGCTGA
- a CDS encoding globin, protein MATQEEHRRRECRQVTFYDEVGGRETFARIVSVFYREVALDPVLKPMYPEEDLGPAEERLLLFLEQYWGGPTTYGETRGHPRLRMRHMPFRVDPDARDRWLRHMRTAVDEAQLSPLHETTLWDYLERAAYAMVNTFEPSGIGTAPQGRTTLETRTRQESTENP, encoded by the coding sequence CTGGCGACGCAAGAAGAACACCGGCGACGGGAGTGCAGACAAGTGACGTTCTACGACGAGGTCGGCGGCCGCGAGACCTTCGCGCGGATCGTGTCGGTCTTCTACCGCGAGGTCGCCCTCGACCCCGTGCTCAAGCCGATGTACCCCGAGGAGGACCTCGGTCCCGCCGAGGAGCGCCTGCTCCTGTTCCTCGAGCAGTACTGGGGCGGACCGACCACCTACGGCGAGACCCGCGGCCATCCCCGCCTGCGGATGCGCCACATGCCGTTCCGGGTCGACCCCGACGCCCGCGATCGTTGGCTTCGTCACATGCGCACGGCCGTCGACGAGGCACAGTTGTCCCCGTTGCACGAAACCACTCTCTGGGACTACCTGGAGCGCGCCGCCTATGCCATGGTGAACACATTCGAGCCGTCCGGCATCGGCACGGCCCCCCAGGGCCGCACGACCCTGGAGACCCGCACCCGTCAGGAATCAACGGAGAACCCATGA
- a CDS encoding mechanosensitive ion channel family protein — MMLISADTTPAPTPTELPPWATEMVALLTTVGGKLLTIAIIIGACVLIALILRRVITRVVHRIVDTAKNKAAVDDTQALERSPLADMRLVQRTRTLGTILQNIVNVMLVIIAIILVVNTIDNALLGSLTLLTAAVGAGLGFGAQNIVKDVLNGIFLVAEDQIGIGDVVDLGLASGVVEYVSVRVTQVRDVNGTLWYVRNGEVTRIGNMSQGWARAIVDIGVAPDSDLEQVEHILLETAQGLAKDPKWRTRIVEKPELWGLESVDGDALVVRAVIKTRANARDDVAQELRRRLRAALLEKEIEVPRLVDVVPTGLEGARRVRGANPPKTRPNAVTGVPVIPDRGIWRRKKNTGDGSADK, encoded by the coding sequence ATGATGCTGATCTCTGCCGACACGACCCCCGCTCCGACACCGACCGAGCTCCCGCCCTGGGCGACCGAGATGGTTGCGCTGCTGACCACGGTGGGCGGGAAGCTGCTGACGATCGCGATCATCATCGGCGCGTGCGTCCTCATCGCGCTGATTCTGCGGCGTGTGATCACCCGCGTCGTGCACCGCATCGTCGACACCGCCAAGAACAAAGCCGCCGTCGACGACACGCAGGCGCTCGAGCGCTCACCCCTGGCCGACATGCGTCTCGTCCAGCGCACGCGCACTCTCGGCACGATCCTCCAGAACATCGTCAACGTGATGCTCGTGATCATCGCGATCATCCTCGTCGTGAACACCATCGACAACGCGCTCCTCGGATCGCTCACCTTGCTCACCGCTGCGGTGGGCGCCGGCCTCGGTTTCGGTGCGCAGAACATCGTGAAGGACGTCCTCAACGGCATCTTCCTCGTCGCCGAGGACCAGATCGGCATCGGAGACGTCGTCGACCTCGGGCTGGCGAGTGGCGTGGTCGAGTACGTCAGCGTGCGCGTCACCCAGGTGCGGGATGTGAACGGGACCCTCTGGTACGTCCGTAACGGCGAGGTCACCCGGATCGGGAACATGTCGCAGGGCTGGGCGCGCGCGATCGTCGACATCGGTGTGGCACCGGATTCCGACCTCGAGCAGGTCGAGCACATCCTGCTGGAGACGGCGCAGGGACTGGCGAAAGACCCGAAGTGGCGCACTCGTATCGTCGAGAAGCCGGAGCTGTGGGGCCTGGAGTCGGTGGACGGCGACGCCCTCGTGGTCCGGGCCGTCATCAAGACGAGGGCGAACGCGCGAGACGACGTGGCGCAGGAACTCCGGCGCCGCCTGCGGGCAGCGCTCCTGGAGAAGGAGATCGAGGTTCCTCGGCTCGTCGACGTCGTCCCCACCGGGCTGGAGGGTGCGCGCCGTGTGCGAGGCGCCAACCCGCCGAAGACCCGCCCCAACGCGGTCACCGGCGTCCCCGTCATCCCCGATCGCGGGATCTGGCGACGCAAGAAGAACACCGGCGACGGGAGTGCAGACAAGTGA